In a genomic window of Rhododendron vialii isolate Sample 1 chromosome 12a, ASM3025357v1:
- the LOC131310062 gene encoding sulfite oxidase-like isoform X1, whose translation MPGLRAPSDYSKEPSRHPSLLINSKEPFNAEPPRTTLISSYVTPVDFFYKRNHGPVPVVDDIESYRLSIGGLVEKLMELSLADVKKLPKYNVMSTLQCAGNRRTAMSKTKAVKGVGWDVSAIGNAIWSGAKLVDVLELVGITKLSRTTSFGGRHVEFVSVDMCKEEHGGPYKASIPLIHATNSEADVLLAYEMNGKPLNRDHGYPLRVIVPGVIGARSVKWLDSINIMPQECQGFFMQRDYKMFPPWVNWENIDWSTRRPQMDFPVQSVICSLEDVNTMQPGKITVQGYAVSGGGCGIERVDVSFDGGKTWVEASRYQKSGIPYVSDDDAETDKWAWVLFEVAGDVSQNTEIVAKAVDSAANVQPENVAVIWNLRGILNTSWHRVQLHVKPT comes from the exons ATGCCAGGCCTAAGAGCCCCTTCTGATTATTCCAAAGAACCCTCTCGTCATCCAAGCCTCCTTATCAATTCCAAG GAACCCTTCAACGCTGAGCCCCCTCGTACGACCTTGATTTCCTCTTATGTAACTCCGGTGGATTTCTTCTACAAGAGAAACCATGGGCCAGTTCCAGTTGTTGATGACATTGAGAG CTACCGGCTATCTATTGGTGGTTTGGTGGAAAAGCTGATGGAACTCTCTTTGGCCGATGTCAA GAAGCTACCAAAATACAATGTGATGTCAACCTTACAA TGTGCAGGTAATAGAAGGACTGCAATGAGTAAAACAAAAGCAGTGAAAGGTGTTGGCTGGGATGTGTCTGCGATTGGAAATG CCATTTGGAGTGGAGCTAAACTGGTTGATGTCCTTGAACTTGTGGGAATTACTAAATTGTCGAGAACCACATCTTTTGGCGGAAGGCACGTAGAATTCGTAAGCGTTGATATGTGCAAG GAGGAGCATGGAGGTCCATATAAGGCATCAATTCCATTGATTCACGCAACAAACTCTGAAGCTGATGTTTTACTTGCATATGAGATGAACGGAAAG CCTCTGAACAGGGATCATGGATATCCACTTCGTGTGATTGTCCCTGGTGTTATTGGTGCCCGCTCTGTTAAATGGCTGGATTCAATCAATATAATGCCACAAGAATGTCAG GGCTTTTTCATGCAAAGGGACTACAAGATGTTTCCTCCCTGGGTTAACTGGGAAAATATCGACTGGTCTACCCGAAGGCCACAAATGGATTTTCCAGTCCAG AGTGTGATCTGTTCGCTGGAGGATGTCAACACAATGCAACCTGGAAAG ATAACAGTTCAGGGATATGCAGTATCCGGGGGTGGGTGTGGCATTGAAAGAGTAGATGTATCGTTTGACGGCGGCAAAACATGGGTGGAAGCATCCAGATACCAAAAGAGTGGAATTCCATATGTTTCTGATGATGATGCAGAGACTGATAAATGGGCCTGGGTGCTCTTTGAGGTCGCAGGTGATGTTTCCCAGAACACGGAGATAGTTGCCAAAGCG GTTGACTCTGCAGCAAATGTCCAACCTGAAAATGTTGCAGTGATATGGAACCTAAGAGGGATACTCAACACTTCATGGCATCGGGTCCAACTTCACGTCAAACCCACATAG
- the LOC131310056 gene encoding 65-kDa microtubule-associated protein 8 isoform X3, whose translation MGSFQIPTRMRSSALLETSCGYLLQELQIIWDEVGEDQFEREKVLLDLEQECLEVYRRKVDSANISRARLHQELAESEAEFTHLLLSLGERSLPGRPEKMTGTLKEQLDSITPALREMQLRKEERVKQFQAVQNQIQRISAEIAGQSQCDEQPSKITVNENDLSQKKLEEYQTELQRLHKEKNDRLQRLEKYMSTVQNLTATLGMDSSTIITKVHPSLNALSGLSKNISDSILAKLNSTVESLEDEKRMRLEKLHHLGKVLTNLWNLMDTPYEDRQLFSHITGLLSVSSAEISTPGILTHDIIQQAEAEVKRIDQLKASKMKELFLKKQFELEEICHGSHMEIPSRSEMDNIINLINSGEIDYAHLLMSMDDQISKAKDEASSRKVIMEKVEKWMSACEEERWLEEYSRDENRYSVSRGAHKNLRRAERARIMVNKIPALVDSLIAKTKDWEGERNKTFLYDAVPLLAMMEEYNMLRNEKEKEKQRQREKKKVQSQVVVGQENLFGPRPSTSSRRLSNMSSIGGFSNATPLNRRISLGIQQLGSNNINSVTQGNTYRA comes from the exons ATGGGATCCTTTCAAATACCAACGCGAATGCGAAGCTCCGCATTGCTAGAAACATCATGTGGATATTTGCTTCAAGAATTGCAG ATCATATGGGATGAAGTTGGTGAAGATCAGTTTGAAAGGGAAAAGGTTCTACTAGACCTGGAGCAAGAGTGTCTAGAGGTTTACAGAAGAAAAGTTGACAGCGCCAACATTTCAAGAGCTCGCCTTCATCAGGAGTTGGCCGAATCAGAAGCTGAATTTACACACCTTCTTTTGTCCCTCGGTGAACGATCACTCCCTGGACGG CCAGAGAAAATGACTGGAACACTGAAGGAGCAACTAGATTCGATTACCCCAGCTCTGCGGGAGATGCAATTGAGGAAAGAAGAGAGGGTAAAGCAATTCCAAGCTGTGCAAAACCAAATACAGAGAATTTCTGCAGAAATAGCAGGTCAATCACAATGCGACGAACAGCCATCCAAAATCACAGTAAATGAGAATGATCTTTCCCAGAAGAAACTTGAGGAGTATCAAACTGAGCTACAGAGACTTCATAAAGAGAAG AATGACAGACTccaaagattggaaaaatatatGAGCACAGTCCAGAATCTGACTGCTACATTGGGAATGGATTCGTCAACGATCATCACAAAAGTTCACCCAAGCTTAAATGCATTATCTGGATTGTCAAAGAACATAAGTGACAGTATTTTAGCTAAGCTAAACAGCACAGTGGAGTCCCTGGAAGACGAAAAGCGCATGCGACTTGAGAAG CTTCACCATCTCGGTAAAGTGTTAACAAACTTGTGGAATCTAATGGACACACCTTATGAAGACCGGCAATTGTTCTCCCATATCACTGGTTTACTGTCAGTTTCATCAGCTGAGATATCCACTCCTGGAATACTAACTCATGATATAATACAGCAG GCTGAAGCTGAAGTCAAGAGAATAGATCAATTGAAAGCAAGCAAGATGAAAGAGCTTTTCCTCAAGAAACAATTTGAACTTGAGGAGATATGCCATGGATCGCACATGGAGATCCCTTCGCGATCCGAGATGGATAATATCATAAACCTAATAAACTCTG GGGAGATTGATTATGCTCATCTCCTCATGAGCATGGATGACCAAATATCCAAAGCAAAAGATGAAGCTTCTAGCAGAAAGGTTATAATGGAGAAGGTGGAAAAATGGATGTCCGCATGTGAAGAGGAGAGATGGCTGGAAGAATATAGCAGG GACGAGAATCGATATTCAGTCAGTAGAGGTGCTCACAAGAATCTGAGGCGCGCAGAACGTGCCCGAATAATGGTGAACAAAATACCTG CTTTGGTGGATTCACTGATAGCCAAGACCAAAGACTGGGAAGGCGAAAGAAATAAAACCTTCTTATATGACGCG GTACCTCTGCTGGCAATGATGGAAGAGTACAATATGTTAAGGaacgaaaaggaaaaagagaagcaAAGACAAAGG GAAAAGAAGAAAGTTCAGAGTCAAGTAGTAGTTGGgcaagaaaatttatttggacCAAGGCCAAGCACCAGCAGTCGACGTCTTTCAAACATGAGCTCAATTGGAGGTTTTAGCAATGCTACTCCTCTAAACAGAAGGATTTCTCTGGGTATACAGCAGCTCGGATCAAATAACATCAACTCAGTGACACAAG GTAATACATACAGGGCCTGA
- the LOC131310056 gene encoding 65-kDa microtubule-associated protein 8 isoform X2 yields MGSFQIPTRMRSSALLETSCGYLLQELQIIWDEVGEDQFEREKVLLDLEQECLEVYRRKVDSANISRARLHQELAESEAEFTHLLLSLGERSLPGRPEKMTGTLKEQLDSITPALREMQLRKEERVKQFQAVQNQIQRISAEIAGQSQCDEQPSKITVNENDLSQKKLEEYQTELQRLHKEKNDRLQRLEKYMSTVQNLTATLGMDSSTIITKVHPSLNALSGLSKNISDSILAKLNSTVESLEDEKRMRLEKLHHLGKVLTNLWNLMDTPYEDRQLFSHITGLLSVSSAEISTPGILTHDIIQQAEAEVKRIDQLKASKMKELFLKKQFELEEICHGSHMEIPSRSEMDNIINLINSGEIDYAHLLMSMDDQISKAKDEASSRKVIMEKVEKWMSACEEERWLEEYSRDENRYSVSRGAHKNLRRAERARIMVNKIPALVDSLIAKTKDWEGERNKTFLYDKVPLLAMMEEYNMLRNEKEKEKQRQREKKKVQSQVVVGQENLFGPRPSTSSRRLSNMSSIGGFSNATPLNRRISLGIQQLGSNNINSVTQGISFIKEGKKAHRQKRFALTGLASHLIEDTASVVSTYSGPFSP; encoded by the exons ATGGGATCCTTTCAAATACCAACGCGAATGCGAAGCTCCGCATTGCTAGAAACATCATGTGGATATTTGCTTCAAGAATTGCAG ATCATATGGGATGAAGTTGGTGAAGATCAGTTTGAAAGGGAAAAGGTTCTACTAGACCTGGAGCAAGAGTGTCTAGAGGTTTACAGAAGAAAAGTTGACAGCGCCAACATTTCAAGAGCTCGCCTTCATCAGGAGTTGGCCGAATCAGAAGCTGAATTTACACACCTTCTTTTGTCCCTCGGTGAACGATCACTCCCTGGACGG CCAGAGAAAATGACTGGAACACTGAAGGAGCAACTAGATTCGATTACCCCAGCTCTGCGGGAGATGCAATTGAGGAAAGAAGAGAGGGTAAAGCAATTCCAAGCTGTGCAAAACCAAATACAGAGAATTTCTGCAGAAATAGCAGGTCAATCACAATGCGACGAACAGCCATCCAAAATCACAGTAAATGAGAATGATCTTTCCCAGAAGAAACTTGAGGAGTATCAAACTGAGCTACAGAGACTTCATAAAGAGAAG AATGACAGACTccaaagattggaaaaatatatGAGCACAGTCCAGAATCTGACTGCTACATTGGGAATGGATTCGTCAACGATCATCACAAAAGTTCACCCAAGCTTAAATGCATTATCTGGATTGTCAAAGAACATAAGTGACAGTATTTTAGCTAAGCTAAACAGCACAGTGGAGTCCCTGGAAGACGAAAAGCGCATGCGACTTGAGAAG CTTCACCATCTCGGTAAAGTGTTAACAAACTTGTGGAATCTAATGGACACACCTTATGAAGACCGGCAATTGTTCTCCCATATCACTGGTTTACTGTCAGTTTCATCAGCTGAGATATCCACTCCTGGAATACTAACTCATGATATAATACAGCAG GCTGAAGCTGAAGTCAAGAGAATAGATCAATTGAAAGCAAGCAAGATGAAAGAGCTTTTCCTCAAGAAACAATTTGAACTTGAGGAGATATGCCATGGATCGCACATGGAGATCCCTTCGCGATCCGAGATGGATAATATCATAAACCTAATAAACTCTG GGGAGATTGATTATGCTCATCTCCTCATGAGCATGGATGACCAAATATCCAAAGCAAAAGATGAAGCTTCTAGCAGAAAGGTTATAATGGAGAAGGTGGAAAAATGGATGTCCGCATGTGAAGAGGAGAGATGGCTGGAAGAATATAGCAGG GACGAGAATCGATATTCAGTCAGTAGAGGTGCTCACAAGAATCTGAGGCGCGCAGAACGTGCCCGAATAATGGTGAACAAAATACCTG CTTTGGTGGATTCACTGATAGCCAAGACCAAAGACTGGGAAGGCGAAAGAAATAAAACCTTCTTATATGAC AAGGTACCTCTGCTGGCAATGATGGAAGAGTACAATATGTTAAGGaacgaaaaggaaaaagagaagcaAAGACAAAGG GAAAAGAAGAAAGTTCAGAGTCAAGTAGTAGTTGGgcaagaaaatttatttggacCAAGGCCAAGCACCAGCAGTCGACGTCTTTCAAACATGAGCTCAATTGGAGGTTTTAGCAATGCTACTCCTCTAAACAGAAGGATTTCTCTGGGTATACAGCAGCTCGGATCAAATAACATCAACTCAGTGACACAAGGTATATCATTcataaaagaagggaaaaaagcaCACCGACAAAAGAGATTTGCACTAACTGGCCTTGCTTCTCATTTGATAGAAGACACAGCTTCAGTTGTCTCAACCTATTCTGGACCATTTTCACCTTGA
- the LOC131310062 gene encoding sulfite oxidase-like isoform X3, protein MELSLADVKKLPKYNVMSTLQCAGNRRTAMSKTKAVKGVGWDVSAIGNAIWSGAKLVDVLELVGITKLSRTTSFGGRHVEFVSVDMCKEEHGGPYKASIPLIHATNSEADVLLAYEMNGKPLNRDHGYPLRVIVPGVIGARSVKWLDSINIMPQECQGFFMQRDYKMFPPWVNWENIDWSTRRPQMDFPVQSVICSLEDVNTMQPGKITVQGYAVSGGGCGIERVDVSFDGGKTWVEASRYQKSGIPYVSDDDAETDKWAWVLFEVAGDVSQNTEIVAKAVDSAANVQPENVAVIWNLRGILNTSWHRVQLHVKPT, encoded by the exons ATGGAACTCTCTTTGGCCGATGTCAA GAAGCTACCAAAATACAATGTGATGTCAACCTTACAA TGTGCAGGTAATAGAAGGACTGCAATGAGTAAAACAAAAGCAGTGAAAGGTGTTGGCTGGGATGTGTCTGCGATTGGAAATG CCATTTGGAGTGGAGCTAAACTGGTTGATGTCCTTGAACTTGTGGGAATTACTAAATTGTCGAGAACCACATCTTTTGGCGGAAGGCACGTAGAATTCGTAAGCGTTGATATGTGCAAG GAGGAGCATGGAGGTCCATATAAGGCATCAATTCCATTGATTCACGCAACAAACTCTGAAGCTGATGTTTTACTTGCATATGAGATGAACGGAAAG CCTCTGAACAGGGATCATGGATATCCACTTCGTGTGATTGTCCCTGGTGTTATTGGTGCCCGCTCTGTTAAATGGCTGGATTCAATCAATATAATGCCACAAGAATGTCAG GGCTTTTTCATGCAAAGGGACTACAAGATGTTTCCTCCCTGGGTTAACTGGGAAAATATCGACTGGTCTACCCGAAGGCCACAAATGGATTTTCCAGTCCAG AGTGTGATCTGTTCGCTGGAGGATGTCAACACAATGCAACCTGGAAAG ATAACAGTTCAGGGATATGCAGTATCCGGGGGTGGGTGTGGCATTGAAAGAGTAGATGTATCGTTTGACGGCGGCAAAACATGGGTGGAAGCATCCAGATACCAAAAGAGTGGAATTCCATATGTTTCTGATGATGATGCAGAGACTGATAAATGGGCCTGGGTGCTCTTTGAGGTCGCAGGTGATGTTTCCCAGAACACGGAGATAGTTGCCAAAGCG GTTGACTCTGCAGCAAATGTCCAACCTGAAAATGTTGCAGTGATATGGAACCTAAGAGGGATACTCAACACTTCATGGCATCGGGTCCAACTTCACGTCAAACCCACATAG
- the LOC131310056 gene encoding 65-kDa microtubule-associated protein 8 isoform X1, which yields MGSFQIPTRMRSSALLETSCGYLLQELQIIWDEVGEDQFEREKVLLDLEQECLEVYRRKVDSANISRARLHQELAESEAEFTHLLLSLGERSLPGRPEKMTGTLKEQLDSITPALREMQLRKEERVKQFQAVQNQIQRISAEIAGQSQCDEQPSKITVNENDLSQKKLEEYQTELQRLHKEKNDRLQRLEKYMSTVQNLTATLGMDSSTIITKVHPSLNALSGLSKNISDSILAKLNSTVESLEDEKRMRLEKLHHLGKVLTNLWNLMDTPYEDRQLFSHITGLLSVSSAEISTPGILTHDIIQQAEAEVKRIDQLKASKMKELFLKKQFELEEICHGSHMEIPSRSEMDNIINLINSGEIDYAHLLMSMDDQISKAKDEASSRKVIMEKVEKWMSACEEERWLEEYSRDENRYSVSRGAHKNLRRAERARIMVNKIPALVDSLIAKTKDWEGERNKTFLYDAVPLLAMMEEYNMLRNEKEKEKQRQREKKKVQSQVVVGQENLFGPRPSTSSRRLSNMSSIGGFSNATPLNRRISLGIQQLGSNNINSVTQGISFIKEGKKAHRQKRFALTGLASHLIEDTASVVSTYSGPFSP from the exons ATGGGATCCTTTCAAATACCAACGCGAATGCGAAGCTCCGCATTGCTAGAAACATCATGTGGATATTTGCTTCAAGAATTGCAG ATCATATGGGATGAAGTTGGTGAAGATCAGTTTGAAAGGGAAAAGGTTCTACTAGACCTGGAGCAAGAGTGTCTAGAGGTTTACAGAAGAAAAGTTGACAGCGCCAACATTTCAAGAGCTCGCCTTCATCAGGAGTTGGCCGAATCAGAAGCTGAATTTACACACCTTCTTTTGTCCCTCGGTGAACGATCACTCCCTGGACGG CCAGAGAAAATGACTGGAACACTGAAGGAGCAACTAGATTCGATTACCCCAGCTCTGCGGGAGATGCAATTGAGGAAAGAAGAGAGGGTAAAGCAATTCCAAGCTGTGCAAAACCAAATACAGAGAATTTCTGCAGAAATAGCAGGTCAATCACAATGCGACGAACAGCCATCCAAAATCACAGTAAATGAGAATGATCTTTCCCAGAAGAAACTTGAGGAGTATCAAACTGAGCTACAGAGACTTCATAAAGAGAAG AATGACAGACTccaaagattggaaaaatatatGAGCACAGTCCAGAATCTGACTGCTACATTGGGAATGGATTCGTCAACGATCATCACAAAAGTTCACCCAAGCTTAAATGCATTATCTGGATTGTCAAAGAACATAAGTGACAGTATTTTAGCTAAGCTAAACAGCACAGTGGAGTCCCTGGAAGACGAAAAGCGCATGCGACTTGAGAAG CTTCACCATCTCGGTAAAGTGTTAACAAACTTGTGGAATCTAATGGACACACCTTATGAAGACCGGCAATTGTTCTCCCATATCACTGGTTTACTGTCAGTTTCATCAGCTGAGATATCCACTCCTGGAATACTAACTCATGATATAATACAGCAG GCTGAAGCTGAAGTCAAGAGAATAGATCAATTGAAAGCAAGCAAGATGAAAGAGCTTTTCCTCAAGAAACAATTTGAACTTGAGGAGATATGCCATGGATCGCACATGGAGATCCCTTCGCGATCCGAGATGGATAATATCATAAACCTAATAAACTCTG GGGAGATTGATTATGCTCATCTCCTCATGAGCATGGATGACCAAATATCCAAAGCAAAAGATGAAGCTTCTAGCAGAAAGGTTATAATGGAGAAGGTGGAAAAATGGATGTCCGCATGTGAAGAGGAGAGATGGCTGGAAGAATATAGCAGG GACGAGAATCGATATTCAGTCAGTAGAGGTGCTCACAAGAATCTGAGGCGCGCAGAACGTGCCCGAATAATGGTGAACAAAATACCTG CTTTGGTGGATTCACTGATAGCCAAGACCAAAGACTGGGAAGGCGAAAGAAATAAAACCTTCTTATATGACGCG GTACCTCTGCTGGCAATGATGGAAGAGTACAATATGTTAAGGaacgaaaaggaaaaagagaagcaAAGACAAAGG GAAAAGAAGAAAGTTCAGAGTCAAGTAGTAGTTGGgcaagaaaatttatttggacCAAGGCCAAGCACCAGCAGTCGACGTCTTTCAAACATGAGCTCAATTGGAGGTTTTAGCAATGCTACTCCTCTAAACAGAAGGATTTCTCTGGGTATACAGCAGCTCGGATCAAATAACATCAACTCAGTGACACAAGGTATATCATTcataaaagaagggaaaaaagcaCACCGACAAAAGAGATTTGCACTAACTGGCCTTGCTTCTCATTTGATAGAAGACACAGCTTCAGTTGTCTCAACCTATTCTGGACCATTTTCACCTTGA
- the LOC131310062 gene encoding sulfite oxidase-like isoform X2 yields MGQFQLLMTLREQLPAIYWWFGGKADGTLFGRCQEATKIQCDVNLTSNRRTAMSKTKAVKGVGWDVSAIGNAIWSGAKLVDVLELVGITKLSRTTSFGGRHVEFVSVDMCKEEHGGPYKASIPLIHATNSEADVLLAYEMNGKPLNRDHGYPLRVIVPGVIGARSVKWLDSINIMPQECQGFFMQRDYKMFPPWVNWENIDWSTRRPQMDFPVQSVICSLEDVNTMQPGKITVQGYAVSGGGCGIERVDVSFDGGKTWVEASRYQKSGIPYVSDDDAETDKWAWVLFEVAGDVSQNTEIVAKAVDSAANVQPENVAVIWNLRGILNTSWHRVQLHVKPT; encoded by the exons ATGGGCCAGTTCCAGTTGTTGATGACATTGAGAG AGCAGCTACCGGCTATCTATTGGTGGTTTGGTGGAAAAGCTGATGGAACTCTCTTTGGCCGATGTCAA GAAGCTACCAAAATACAATGTGATGTCAACCTTACAA GTAATAGAAGGACTGCAATGAGTAAAACAAAAGCAGTGAAAGGTGTTGGCTGGGATGTGTCTGCGATTGGAAATG CCATTTGGAGTGGAGCTAAACTGGTTGATGTCCTTGAACTTGTGGGAATTACTAAATTGTCGAGAACCACATCTTTTGGCGGAAGGCACGTAGAATTCGTAAGCGTTGATATGTGCAAG GAGGAGCATGGAGGTCCATATAAGGCATCAATTCCATTGATTCACGCAACAAACTCTGAAGCTGATGTTTTACTTGCATATGAGATGAACGGAAAG CCTCTGAACAGGGATCATGGATATCCACTTCGTGTGATTGTCCCTGGTGTTATTGGTGCCCGCTCTGTTAAATGGCTGGATTCAATCAATATAATGCCACAAGAATGTCAG GGCTTTTTCATGCAAAGGGACTACAAGATGTTTCCTCCCTGGGTTAACTGGGAAAATATCGACTGGTCTACCCGAAGGCCACAAATGGATTTTCCAGTCCAG AGTGTGATCTGTTCGCTGGAGGATGTCAACACAATGCAACCTGGAAAG ATAACAGTTCAGGGATATGCAGTATCCGGGGGTGGGTGTGGCATTGAAAGAGTAGATGTATCGTTTGACGGCGGCAAAACATGGGTGGAAGCATCCAGATACCAAAAGAGTGGAATTCCATATGTTTCTGATGATGATGCAGAGACTGATAAATGGGCCTGGGTGCTCTTTGAGGTCGCAGGTGATGTTTCCCAGAACACGGAGATAGTTGCCAAAGCG GTTGACTCTGCAGCAAATGTCCAACCTGAAAATGTTGCAGTGATATGGAACCTAAGAGGGATACTCAACACTTCATGGCATCGGGTCCAACTTCACGTCAAACCCACATAG